A section of the Methanosarcina mazei S-6 genome encodes:
- a CDS encoding type I restriction-modification system subunit M, which produces MSENTSSIVSKVWSFCNVLRDGGVSYGDYLEQLTYLIFLKMAEEYRKPPYNRNIGIPEEYTWDRLKQQRGAELDTHYRELLEELGQKPGMLGQIFLKSQNKVSDPAMLYKIIDMIDKESWVMMGVDTKGEIYEGLLQKNAEDTKSGAGQYFTPRPLIKVMVQCLQPEPMKTIGDPCCGTGGFFLAAYDFLTSHHRLDRDQSRFLKNKTFGGNEIVAGTRRLALMNMFLHNIGEIDGEPMISNSDALIADPGYRYDYILTNPPFGKKSSMTFTNEEGEQEKEELTYNRQDFWTTTSNKQLNFLQHIHTILKTGGQAAVVLPDNVLFEGGAGETIRKKLLETTDLHTILRLPTGIFYANGVKANVLFFEAKPASKEPWTKEVWIYDYRTNVHHTLKKNPLKYSDLEDFIRCYNPENRFNRKETWSEESPEGRFRKFSYDEIIARDKTNLDIFWLKDKSLADLDNLPDPDILANEIIENMEASLASFKEIMATINGESEEN; this is translated from the coding sequence ATGTCTGAAAACACCTCATCCATCGTTTCCAAAGTCTGGAGCTTCTGCAACGTCCTCAGGGACGGGGGCGTGAGCTACGGAGATTATCTGGAACAGTTGACCTACCTCATATTCCTTAAAATGGCGGAAGAATACAGGAAGCCGCCCTACAACAGAAATATCGGCATCCCCGAAGAATACACGTGGGACAGATTGAAACAGCAGCGAGGGGCAGAACTCGATACCCATTACAGGGAGCTTCTCGAAGAGCTTGGGCAAAAGCCCGGGATGCTCGGGCAGATCTTCCTCAAATCCCAGAACAAGGTCAGCGACCCTGCCATGCTCTACAAGATCATTGATATGATCGACAAGGAAAGCTGGGTCATGATGGGTGTGGACACAAAAGGGGAAATCTACGAAGGGCTCCTGCAAAAGAATGCCGAAGACACGAAAAGCGGAGCCGGGCAGTACTTCACTCCCAGGCCTCTTATTAAGGTTATGGTGCAGTGCCTCCAGCCCGAACCCATGAAAACAATCGGAGACCCCTGCTGCGGCACAGGCGGGTTTTTTCTGGCAGCTTACGACTTCCTTACCTCGCACCACCGGCTGGACAGGGACCAGAGCCGCTTCCTGAAAAACAAAACTTTCGGGGGCAATGAAATCGTCGCAGGGACAAGACGGCTTGCCCTGATGAACATGTTCCTGCACAACATCGGGGAAATAGACGGGGAACCAATGATTTCCAATTCCGATGCTCTCATAGCAGATCCAGGTTACCGTTACGATTACATCCTCACAAACCCGCCTTTCGGAAAAAAGAGCAGCATGACCTTCACAAACGAAGAAGGCGAGCAGGAAAAAGAAGAACTCACTTACAACCGCCAGGACTTCTGGACAACCACAAGCAACAAGCAGCTCAACTTTTTGCAGCACATCCACACGATCCTCAAGACCGGTGGGCAGGCAGCAGTCGTTCTTCCTGACAACGTTCTCTTTGAAGGCGGAGCAGGAGAGACCATTCGCAAGAAGCTTCTCGAAACCACAGACCTGCACACAATCCTGCGCCTGCCGACAGGCATCTTCTATGCAAACGGCGTAAAAGCAAATGTGCTTTTCTTTGAAGCAAAACCCGCATCAAAAGAGCCCTGGACAAAAGAAGTGTGGATCTACGACTACCGCACAAATGTGCACCACACATTGAAAAAGAACCCTCTGAAGTATTCCGACCTCGAAGATTTTATCAGATGCTACAACCCGGAAAACCGCTTCAATCGGAAAGAGACCTGGAGTGAAGAATCTCCCGAGGGCAGGTTCAGGAAGTTCAGCTATGACGAAATAATAGCAAGGGACAAAACAAATCTGGACATTTTCTGGCTCAAGGACAAAAGCCTTGCTGACCTCGACAATCTCCCTGACCCGGATATTCTTGCAAACGAGATAATTGAGAATATGGAAGCTTCACTGGCAAGTTTCAAGGAGATTATGGCCACGATCAACGGAGAAAGTGAAGAGAATTAA
- a CDS encoding RNA-binding domain-containing protein: MGLERLKRLLKEKEGIRLEFKEARTALPGNLFETICSMLNHDGGDIVLGVSDDGTVAGVEHAKMETMISNLVNLSNNPQKLDPPFILFPQTYEIDGKWLIHIQVPSSSQVHKTSGIVFNRSNDGDFRVTQPQQIAEIYNRKRMHYTEGIIYPGLRFEDFKVDLFPKVRNLIRSNNPNHPWLALTDQQMLEKAGLWKRDINSTQEGYTLAAALLLGKDEVIQQLLPFFKIDALVRIEDIYRYDDREYIQTNLIEAYEQLMTFVGKHLPDKFYMEGDQRVSLRNKIFREIAANLIVHREYMNAYPCTFIIYSDRVETENANNPHGEGPIDPERFAPFPKNPTIIKFFMQLGRVDELGSGILNVNRFIKEYADGGSPQFIEGNVFKMIIPVAGEKIEGAIEGAIEGAIEGAIEGAIEGATKKVKDKLAILLKAIAENEGKKVPDYVVITKIPRSSIERYIKQLREANLIDFRDKATLIGGYYLTSKMKQKLKEKS; this comes from the coding sequence ATGGGTCTGGAAAGGTTGAAAAGGCTGCTTAAAGAGAAGGAAGGTATCCGTCTTGAATTCAAAGAGGCACGGACAGCTTTACCCGGAAATTTATTTGAGACAATCTGTTCCATGCTCAACCATGACGGGGGAGACATAGTTTTGGGAGTTAGTGACGATGGCACTGTAGCCGGAGTTGAACATGCAAAGATGGAAACGATGATCAGCAATCTGGTCAACCTTTCAAATAATCCGCAGAAACTGGATCCTCCATTCATATTATTTCCGCAAACGTATGAAATTGATGGCAAATGGCTCATCCACATTCAGGTTCCTTCCAGCTCACAGGTACACAAAACCTCCGGCATAGTGTTTAACCGCAGCAATGACGGGGATTTCAGAGTTACACAACCGCAACAAATAGCAGAGATATATAACCGTAAAAGAATGCATTACACCGAAGGTATTATTTATCCCGGACTGCGCTTTGAAGATTTCAAAGTCGACCTGTTCCCAAAAGTCAGAAACCTTATAAGAAGTAACAATCCCAACCATCCCTGGCTGGCTCTTACCGATCAACAAATGTTAGAAAAAGCAGGGCTGTGGAAACGGGATATAAACAGTACACAGGAAGGTTATACCCTTGCAGCAGCTTTGTTGCTGGGAAAGGATGAAGTTATCCAGCAGTTGCTTCCATTTTTTAAAATTGATGCTCTTGTCCGTATCGAAGATATTTATCGTTACGATGACAGAGAATATATCCAGACAAACCTGATCGAAGCCTATGAACAATTAATGACTTTTGTTGGCAAACACTTGCCCGATAAATTTTACATGGAAGGAGATCAGCGAGTAAGTCTTCGGAATAAAATATTTCGAGAAATTGCTGCAAATTTGATAGTCCATAGAGAATATATGAATGCTTACCCCTGCACATTCATAATCTATTCGGACAGGGTTGAAACTGAAAACGCCAATAATCCACATGGAGAAGGCCCTATAGATCCAGAACGTTTTGCTCCGTTCCCAAAAAATCCCACTATTATCAAATTCTTCATGCAACTTGGGAGAGTAGATGAACTCGGTTCCGGGATTTTAAATGTAAATCGATTTATCAAAGAATATGCTGACGGTGGCAGCCCTCAGTTTATTGAAGGAAATGTTTTCAAGATGATCATTCCTGTTGCTGGAGAGAAAATTGAGGGAGCAATTGAGGGAGCAATTGAGGGAGCAATTGAGGGAGCAATTGAGGGAGCAATTGAGGGAGCAACTAAAAAAGTCAAAGATAAACTTGCCATTCTTTTAAAAGCGATAGCTGAAAATGAAGGTAAAAAAGTTCCTGATTATGTTGTCATTACTAAAATACCTAGAAGTAGCATTGAAAGATATATAAAACAATTAAGGGAAGCAAACTTAATAGATTTTCGTGATAAAGCAACACTGATTGGCGGTTATTACTTGACTAGTAAAATGAAACAAAAATTGAAGGAGAAGTCATAA
- a CDS encoding winged helix-turn-helix transcriptional regulator: MGEKLGEKLGEKLGEKLGEKLGEKLGEKLGEKLGENQLEIIEKIINDPQISIVELSQRIGISTTAIENNIAKFKEKGILKRVGPAKGGHWEVDLELADTFNKT; the protein is encoded by the coding sequence GTGGGTGAAAAGTTGGGTGAAAAGTTGGGTGAAAAGTTGGGTGAAAAGTTGGGTGAAAAGTTGGGTGAAAAGTTGGGTGAAAAGTTGGGTGAAAAGTTGGGTGAAAACCAGCTGGAGATAATCGAGAAAATAATAAATGATCCTCAAATCTCAATTGTAGAACTAAGTCAAAGAATTGGAATTAGTACTACTGCAATTGAAAACAACATCGCAAAATTCAAAGAAAAGGGAATTTTGAAGCGTGTAGGTCCTGCAAAAGGCGGTCACTGGGAAGTTGACCTGGAACTTGCCGACACTTTTAATAAAACTTAA
- a CDS encoding TrlF family AAA-like ATPase, which yields MIEYPRGSEWAKWDLHIHTPESIINGYGNSADVWEEFLTDLESLPEDFKVLGINDYLFLDGYERIKHEKEINGRLPNIKLILPVVEFRIQKFAGVEFRNTKRINMHVIFSDELNVETIKSQFLNALEQSYTLTPGLDPELWNGSITRKSLEDLGSKIKATVPKDQLSSYGSDLIEGFNNLNLNEKEILKVLKKRHYFKDKYLIAIGKTEWDLLQWSEGSISEKKNTINDAHLVFTSAESVEHYIKAKEKLKEQGVNYLLLDCSDAHTFSHNTRKKDRIGNCFNWIKANPTFEGLRQVVFEKFERIWIDEENPKKRYEKPFFSEIRIKTTNVFINSSVKFSGTVLPLNSNLVTIVGGRGTGKSVLLDAIAKTFNKTNMNERSKDILINKDNFIVTYQKPDGENIEYHIDDKNNLDYLHIYQGEVKEIVDPKNPAILDNEIKKLLNLPIEEDPLNLTEPEVERLINEIFVIKDWLNYVDNEGNLLNSIEFNQRKKKEKVDLIETITTNENRQLINQYIENLNEINNITGNVKKVQQILSEMEYFQNRMDIEIEKLNEDIDIQEDKIPFLNISIQIYRFRNYIQEKDKKVEELYQKNLKIDTKFKNAGIKIDVTSLLEQIEIYQSEINNYKNKINEIHFKIEEINNKFSKLSKLADLILQSHHKRITYIDDRWTQLKNGKKYWNSEQKNITEELLNDIQVKALEIFDSKEFFAQIYGHHCLNLRKFRGTQSQTQNERLEETFQIREQNDLLKLLKGEKVVNVDNVLLNLAELLDSDLFSKDGKREFLRILLLEKNRRKYWNVQTNSTYKGKEISHLSVGMRGTFYVCLKLATDPFIKPFVFDQPEDDLDNDFIMNSLVPIFKKIKKYRQVIIVTHNANLVVNADAEQVIVAKNEDEVLSYESGAIENPAIKEQICKILEGGKPAFTMREKKYGFVNI from the coding sequence ATGATAGAATATCCAAGAGGTTCAGAATGGGCAAAATGGGATTTACACATCCATACACCTGAATCAATTATTAATGGTTACGGAAATTCAGCAGATGTTTGGGAAGAATTCCTAACAGATCTCGAATCATTACCAGAAGATTTCAAAGTTCTAGGGATCAATGATTATCTATTTCTTGATGGTTATGAAAGGATTAAACATGAAAAAGAAATTAATGGTCGATTACCCAATATAAAACTAATATTACCTGTCGTTGAGTTTAGAATCCAAAAATTTGCTGGAGTTGAATTTCGTAACACCAAAAGAATTAACATGCACGTTATATTTTCAGATGAACTTAACGTAGAGACAATTAAAAGTCAGTTTCTAAACGCTCTAGAGCAATCTTACACATTAACTCCCGGCCTTGACCCTGAATTATGGAATGGGAGTATTACTAGAAAGAGTTTAGAAGATCTCGGAAGCAAAATAAAAGCCACTGTTCCTAAAGATCAATTATCCAGTTATGGATCAGACTTAATTGAAGGATTTAATAACCTTAATCTTAACGAGAAAGAAATATTAAAAGTATTGAAAAAGCGGCATTATTTTAAAGATAAATATTTAATAGCAATTGGCAAAACAGAATGGGATCTACTCCAATGGTCGGAAGGTTCAATCTCAGAAAAAAAGAATACCATCAATGATGCTCATCTAGTATTTACATCTGCAGAATCTGTTGAACATTATATTAAAGCAAAAGAAAAACTAAAGGAACAAGGAGTGAATTATTTGCTCCTTGACTGTAGTGACGCTCATACTTTTTCTCATAATACTCGAAAAAAGGATAGGATCGGGAACTGTTTCAATTGGATTAAAGCTAATCCTACGTTTGAAGGATTACGGCAGGTAGTTTTTGAAAAGTTTGAACGTATTTGGATTGACGAAGAGAACCCAAAAAAGAGGTATGAAAAGCCTTTTTTTTCGGAGATCAGGATTAAAACTACTAATGTTTTCATTAATAGTAGTGTTAAATTTAGTGGAACTGTACTACCGCTAAACTCTAATCTTGTTACAATTGTTGGTGGTAGAGGTACAGGCAAAAGTGTGCTTCTAGATGCTATTGCCAAAACTTTCAACAAAACAAATATGAACGAACGCTCTAAAGATATTTTAATTAACAAAGATAATTTCATAGTTACATATCAGAAACCAGATGGAGAGAATATTGAATACCATATTGATGATAAAAATAACCTAGACTATTTACATATTTACCAAGGAGAGGTTAAGGAAATAGTTGATCCAAAGAATCCTGCGATATTGGATAACGAGATAAAAAAACTTCTCAATTTGCCCATAGAAGAGGATCCATTAAATCTAACAGAACCTGAGGTTGAGCGATTAATCAACGAAATTTTTGTTATAAAAGATTGGTTGAACTATGTAGACAATGAGGGTAATCTGCTTAACTCGATTGAATTTAATCAAAGAAAGAAAAAAGAGAAGGTAGATTTAATTGAAACTATTACTACTAATGAAAATCGTCAATTGATTAATCAATACATTGAGAATCTCAATGAAATTAACAACATTACAGGAAACGTTAAAAAAGTACAACAGATTTTATCTGAAATGGAATATTTCCAGAATAGAATGGATATTGAAATTGAAAAGTTAAATGAAGATATTGATATCCAAGAAGATAAAATTCCATTTTTGAATATTTCTATTCAAATTTATCGTTTTAGGAATTATATACAAGAGAAAGATAAAAAAGTTGAAGAGCTATATCAAAAAAATTTAAAAATTGATACTAAATTTAAAAATGCCGGAATTAAAATAGATGTCACATCATTGTTAGAACAAATAGAAATTTATCAAAGTGAAATTAATAATTATAAAAATAAAATTAATGAGATACATTTTAAAATTGAAGAAATTAATAACAAATTTTCAAAACTAAGCAAGCTAGCTGATTTAATCCTACAATCTCATCATAAACGCATTACATATATTGATGATAGATGGACGCAGTTAAAAAATGGAAAAAAATATTGGAATTCTGAACAAAAAAACATAACTGAGGAGCTGTTGAATGATATTCAGGTAAAAGCTCTCGAAATATTTGACTCAAAAGAGTTTTTCGCTCAAATATACGGACATCATTGCCTAAATCTTCGCAAGTTTCGAGGAACACAGTCTCAAACACAGAATGAAAGACTTGAGGAGACTTTCCAAATTAGAGAGCAAAACGATCTATTAAAATTATTGAAAGGTGAAAAAGTTGTCAATGTGGATAATGTTCTTCTAAATTTGGCAGAGTTATTAGATTCTGATTTATTTAGCAAAGACGGTAAAAGAGAATTCTTAAGGATACTTCTTTTAGAGAAAAATAGAAGGAAATATTGGAATGTACAAACAAACTCTACTTATAAAGGAAAAGAGATAAGCCATCTTTCAGTGGGGATGAGAGGCACTTTCTATGTATGTTTAAAGCTTGCTACAGATCCTTTTATAAAACCTTTTGTTTTCGATCAACCAGAAGATGATCTGGATAATGATTTTATCATGAATTCTTTAGTGCCAATTTTCAAAAAAATTAAAAAATATAGACAAGTGATTATTGTAACACATAACGCCAATTTAGTTGTGAACGCTGACGCTGAACAAGTAATTGTGGCAAAAAATGAAGATGAAGTTTTAAGTTATGAATCGGGAGCAATTGAAAATCCAGCCATAAAAGAGCAGATATGTAAAATTCTTGAGGGTGGCAAGCCTGCATTTACGATGAGAGAGAAAAAATACGGATTTGTGAACATATAA
- a CDS encoding restriction endonuclease subunit S yields the protein MGEVCQTTSGGTPSRKNPSFYEGNIPWVKSGELNYNTIFETEEYISEEAIKKSSAKIIPKDTLLVALYGATIGKLAFLGVDAATNQAVCAIFKNGIFESKFLYYLFFHRKQDLIKEAIGGAQPNISQTILKNLEVTICPLPEQRAIVSKIEQLFSELENGIANLKLAKEQLKVYRQAVLKKAFEGELTKKWREQQTDLPDAGGLLEQIRKEKEKAAKKAGKKLKQVKPFTEDELEDLNRLPKEWNWVKIGNLTLGVEYGTSAKSKESGDVAVLRMGNIQNGRFDWSDLVYTSDKTEIEKYLLSKDDVLFNRTNSPELVGKTAIYKGEKPAIFAGYLIRINQLSELAVADYLNYFLNCHIAKVHGNSVKTDGVNQSNINGEKLGNYPFPLCSLPEQQTIVQEIETRLSICDKIEQDIETNLEKAEALRQSILKKAFEGKLLNERELAEVRGAEDWEPAEVLLERIKAEKAQNGKK from the coding sequence CTGGGTGAGGTTTGCCAAACTACCAGTGGTGGTACTCCAAGTAGAAAGAACCCTTCGTTTTACGAGGGAAATATTCCATGGGTAAAGTCGGGTGAACTCAATTATAATACAATTTTTGAAACTGAGGAATATATTTCAGAAGAGGCGATTAAAAAATCAAGTGCAAAAATCATTCCCAAAGATACATTGCTGGTTGCTTTATATGGTGCTACAATTGGAAAACTTGCGTTTTTGGGTGTTGATGCTGCAACAAATCAAGCTGTATGTGCAATTTTTAAAAATGGAATTTTTGAATCAAAGTTTTTGTATTATTTGTTTTTCCATAGAAAGCAGGACTTGATTAAAGAAGCAATTGGTGGGGCACAACCTAACATTAGCCAGACAATTCTTAAAAACTTGGAAGTAACAATTTGCCCTCTTCCCGAACAACGCGCCATAGTCTCAAAAATCGAGCAGCTCTTCAGCGAACTGGAAAACGGCATTGCCAACCTCAAACTGGCAAAGGAACAGCTTAAAGTATATAGGCAGGCAGTGCTGAAAAAAGCATTTGAAGGGGAGCTTACGAAAAAATGGCGGGAGCAGCAGACGGATTTGCCGGATGCAGGGGGGTTGCTGGAGCAAATCAGAAAGGAAAAAGAGAAAGCTGCAAAAAAAGCCGGCAAAAAATTGAAACAGGTTAAACCTTTCACTGAGGATGAATTGGAAGATTTGAACAGGTTGCCAAAAGAGTGGAATTGGGTAAAAATTGGAAATCTTACACTTGGCGTAGAATATGGAACATCTGCGAAATCAAAAGAATCAGGTGATGTTGCTGTATTGCGCATGGGAAATATTCAAAACGGAAGGTTTGATTGGAGTGATCTAGTTTATACAAGTGATAAGACCGAAATTGAAAAATATTTATTAAGTAAAGATGATGTTCTTTTCAATCGTACTAATAGTCCCGAATTAGTTGGTAAAACAGCTATATATAAAGGTGAAAAACCTGCTATTTTTGCTGGCTATCTAATAAGAATAAATCAACTTTCAGAATTAGCAGTGGCAGATTATTTGAACTACTTTTTGAATTGTCATATCGCAAAAGTTCATGGTAATTCCGTAAAAACTGATGGTGTTAATCAATCAAATATAAACGGTGAAAAGCTTGGGAATTATCCATTTCCTCTCTGTTCTCTTCCCGAACAGCAAACCATTGTTCAGGAAATCGAAACCCGCCTTTCAATCTGCGATAAGATAGAGCAGGATATTGAAACAAATCTGGAAAAAGCCGAAGCACTCAGGCAGAGTATTTTGAAAAAAGCGTTTGAGGGGAAGCTGCTTAATGAAAGGGAACTGGCAGAGGTTCGCGGGGCAGAGGATTGGGAGCCGGCTGAGGTTTTGCTGGAAAGAATAAAAGCTGAAAAGGCGCAGAATGGAAAGAAGTGA
- a CDS encoding type I restriction endonuclease subunit R, with amino-acid sequence MSNNQTPEQKARNEIDKKLNDAGWIVQEKSMIDWSASRGIAVKEYLSDVGPADYVLFVDKKPAGIIEAKRDEEGHRLTAVEEQSAEYASSKLKYLNNDPLPFVYESTGELTRFTDFRDPKPRSRPVFSFFRPETFEEHLKKKPLRERLLEIPELRTEGLRDCQVMAISNLEKSFKDYRPRALIQMATGSGKTYTAITFIYRLLKFADARKVLFLVDTKNLGEQAEQEFMAYVPNDDNRKFTELYNVQRLRSSYISSDSQVCISTIQRLYSILKGEDLDEKTEEENPAERGWQPKEPLPVVYNEKVPIEEFDFIVIDECHRSIYNVWQQVLDYFDAFLIGLTATPDKRTFGFFNENVVSEYSHEEAVADGVNVGYDVYLIETDIGRNGANIPAREFVDRREKLTRKKRWEQLDEDLAYTSRQLDREVVNPSQIRRVIRTFKEKLPEIFPGRKEVPKTLIFAKNDSHADDIINIVREEFGEGNAFCKKVTYKAEEDPKSILSAFRNEYNPRIAVTVDMIATGTDVKPLECLLFMRDVKSLNYFEQMKGRGTRTLGFDDLHKVTPSAVSAKTHFVIVDAIGVTKTMKTDSRPLERKKNTSLKDLLAAVTFGAQDEDLYVSLANRLARLNRQINENEKATFTEKANGKTINQTVKDLLNAYNPDMIDLKADEIKLREPEIQDTDVKEKAQEILIDIARSTFSGELNEYIENVRRVHEQIIDTVNLDTLKKAGWDMDILARDEKLINDFKAYLEANKDEITALRIFYNQPYQRREVTFAMIKDVLEKMKLEKPYLAPLDVWQAYERLDKVKGNSPKNELTALVSLIRRVTEIDPVLTSYDHTVNRNFQDWVFKKQAGTLKFNEDQMNWLRMIKDYVATSFHLEIDDLDYHPFDILGGRGRMYQLFGDEMNTVIIELNEALAV; translated from the coding sequence ATGAGCAATAACCAGACCCCGGAGCAGAAAGCCAGAAATGAAATCGATAAAAAATTAAATGATGCTGGCTGGATTGTGCAGGAAAAGAGCATGATAGACTGGAGTGCTTCCAGGGGCATTGCAGTTAAGGAGTATCTTTCCGATGTGGGGCCTGCTGACTATGTGCTGTTTGTTGATAAAAAGCCGGCAGGAATTATTGAAGCAAAAAGGGACGAAGAAGGCCACAGATTAACCGCTGTCGAGGAACAGTCCGCCGAATATGCATCAAGCAAGCTAAAGTACCTTAACAATGACCCTCTTCCTTTTGTATACGAGAGTACCGGGGAACTCACACGTTTCACGGATTTCCGAGACCCGAAGCCGCGGTCAAGGCCTGTTTTTTCTTTTTTCCGCCCCGAGACCTTTGAAGAACACTTAAAAAAGAAACCACTTAGGGAAAGGCTTCTTGAGATTCCTGAACTGCGCACCGAAGGTCTTCGAGACTGCCAGGTTATGGCAATTTCAAACCTTGAAAAGTCCTTTAAGGATTACCGCCCGCGGGCTCTGATTCAGATGGCAACAGGATCCGGAAAGACCTATACTGCCATAACCTTCATCTACAGGTTACTGAAATTTGCGGATGCCAGAAAAGTGCTTTTCCTTGTTGACACTAAAAATCTGGGTGAGCAGGCGGAACAGGAGTTCATGGCTTATGTGCCCAATGACGATAACCGCAAATTTACTGAGCTGTATAATGTTCAGCGCCTGCGTTCAAGCTATATTTCTTCGGACAGCCAGGTATGTATTTCCACAATTCAGCGGCTTTACTCCATCCTGAAAGGCGAGGATCTGGACGAAAAAACCGAAGAGGAAAACCCTGCCGAGAGGGGCTGGCAGCCAAAGGAACCGCTTCCTGTTGTGTATAATGAAAAGGTCCCTATTGAAGAGTTCGATTTTATTGTCATAGACGAGTGCCACCGTTCAATATACAATGTGTGGCAGCAGGTTCTGGATTATTTTGATGCTTTTTTAATAGGTCTGACAGCCACACCGGATAAACGCACCTTTGGCTTTTTCAATGAAAATGTGGTGAGCGAGTACAGCCATGAAGAAGCAGTTGCGGACGGCGTGAATGTGGGCTATGATGTGTATCTAATTGAGACTGACATTGGAAGGAACGGAGCAAACATACCAGCCCGGGAGTTTGTGGACAGACGTGAGAAGCTTACCCGCAAAAAACGCTGGGAACAGCTGGACGAAGATTTGGCCTATACTTCCAGGCAGCTTGACAGGGAAGTGGTCAATCCCAGCCAGATACGGCGCGTGATACGGACATTTAAGGAGAAGCTGCCTGAAATCTTTCCCGGAAGAAAGGAAGTTCCCAAGACTCTTATTTTTGCCAAAAACGACAGCCATGCTGATGATATTATCAATATTGTGCGGGAAGAGTTTGGAGAAGGTAATGCCTTTTGCAAGAAAGTAACCTACAAAGCTGAAGAAGACCCAAAATCGATATTGTCGGCTTTTCGCAACGAATACAATCCAAGAATAGCGGTTACTGTGGACATGATTGCAACAGGCACGGATGTTAAGCCTCTGGAATGCCTGCTCTTTATGAGGGATGTCAAAAGCCTCAATTATTTTGAGCAGATGAAAGGCAGAGGGACACGAACCCTGGGCTTTGACGACCTGCATAAAGTGACTCCATCGGCTGTTTCAGCCAAAACTCATTTTGTAATCGTGGACGCTATAGGTGTTACAAAAACTATGAAGACCGACAGCCGGCCTCTTGAACGTAAGAAAAATACCTCACTGAAAGACCTGCTGGCAGCAGTTACTTTCGGCGCTCAGGACGAAGACCTTTACGTTTCACTGGCTAACCGGCTTGCGAGGCTGAACAGGCAGATAAATGAGAACGAAAAAGCCACTTTTACTGAAAAAGCGAATGGGAAAACTATCAATCAAACTGTAAAGGACCTGCTTAATGCATATAATCCCGATATGATCGACCTTAAAGCTGATGAGATCAAACTGCGCGAGCCGGAAATTCAGGACACCGATGTAAAGGAAAAGGCGCAGGAGATCCTTATTGATATTGCCAGGTCCACTTTTTCCGGCGAGCTGAACGAATATATCGAAAACGTGCGCAGGGTCCATGAGCAGATAATTGATACAGTGAACCTTGATACCCTTAAAAAAGCCGGATGGGATATGGATATACTGGCAAGGGATGAGAAGCTGATCAACGATTTTAAAGCATATCTGGAAGCCAATAAAGACGAGATCACAGCCCTGAGAATTTTCTACAACCAGCCCTACCAGCGCAGGGAAGTAACTTTTGCGATGATAAAGGACGTGCTGGAAAAAATGAAACTGGAAAAGCCTTACCTTGCCCCTCTCGATGTATGGCAGGCTTATGAGCGGCTGGATAAGGTAAAAGGAAATTCCCCTAAAAACGAACTCACTGCCCTTGTCTCCTTAATCCGCAGGGTAACTGAGATTGACCCTGTGCTGACCTCGTACGACCATACCGTGAACCGCAACTTCCAGGACTGGGTGTTCAAAAAGCAGGCTGGAACCCTGAAATTCAATGAAGACCAGATGAACTGGCTCAGAATGATAAAAGATTATGTTGCAACCAGCTTCCATCTGGAAATCGATGACCTTGACTACCATCCCTTTGATATCCTTGGCGGGCGCGGCAGGATGTACCAGCTTTTCGGGGACGAGATGAATACGGTTATCATTGAATTGAATGAAGCGCTGGCGGTGTGA